Within Chlamydiota bacterium, the genomic segment AGCCGGGCATCCCAGGTCCACCAAATTCCCCAAACAGGTTTTGCCCAGAGAGGGCCTGTGATAAGAACAAAACTCGAGAACAAAACTCCAAGTTCAGCTGAAGCTTGAGCCGTGTGATCAAAGATGTTTTTTCGGGTTATCAGATAAAGCAAGCTTGAAATAAAAACGACGAGAAAGCTGAGAAAACTGACCCAGGCTGAAGGAACATGAAAATAAAAAATTCTTTGAACATCGCCCATGGTTTTTTCAATGGGAGCCCAAAGAAAAATAGCCCATAAGGCTAGAAGCATGAAGCAAAGAAGTGAAAAATGAAAAATGAAAAATGAAAAATGAAAACGTTTCTGCATTTTATGCCTCGTTTAACTTATTTTTTAACTTAACTTTTATGCTCTCCTTGGAGGTGATTAATATAGAGGAGAGAATTCTTACGAGTTGGTGGTTTTCATCTTTAAGATATTTTGTTTCATCAGAATGGACAATCTTTGTTTCTTCAATCAATCGAAGCCAGTAAGCTGTTTCTAGTGCTTCTTTATGCGCGATTGATATTTTTGAGATAAAATCCGCTTTACTTTGAGCTCCTTGAGCTTCGTGGACATTGGCTCCAATCGAAGTACCAGACCTTAGCAATTGTTTCCCAAGAATTTGGGCTAAGATTGTTTTTTTTGATAATTCTTGATAAAGTCTAATAATTGCGAGAGCGTATTGAACGCTTCGTTCGTTAATTGGATTAGATTTAACTTTTAATTTTTCACTTTTCATTTTTCATTCTTCTAATTTCACTCTTCCAATACATATTCAAATAACAGAGTACCCGTAGTCATAAAAATAATATCGTAAACGACGATCAGTTTAAACCATGTAGAGTTAAGATGAAAATGATTTTCTAAAATAAGTGTTGTACATTCTACACACCCAATGAGCATGGGAATGCTGATGGGAAATAGAAGAATAGGCAGGAGAACGTCTCTCATCCGCGTATTGAGAGCCAAGGCTGAAAAAAGGGTCCCTGTTGCCGCAAATCCGGCCGTTCCTAAGAGATTAACCAGTAAGAGGCTTGCTAAGGAAGGAAGAAGAGAAATATTAAAAAAAAGTCCTAGAAAAGGAAGAATAATTATTTGAATCAAGGTCATAAAAATAAAGTTTGTAAGCCATTTTCCTAAAAAAATAGCGCTGGGATTAATGGGGGCCAATGAAAGACTTTCTAATCCAGCATTTTCCCTTTCAAGACTCAAGGTTCGATTAAGCCCTAAAATTCCCCCAAAGGTATAACAAATCCATAAAATACCTGGAATGATATGCAGCCTTTCTTCAGAAGTCGGCTCAAAAGCAAAATTAAAAAGAACAAGAATGAGAAGTCCGAAAACAAACATGGACGTCAGAATCTCACGACTTCTGAGTTCTAATAAAAGATCTTTTTGAAAGATAAGCCAGGCTGGTTTCATTTGTGATTCAAAAGCTCCTGATAAATTTTTTGAATTTCAGAAGCGGTCATTTTTACCTTGTCAGTTTGAAATATCATTTTCCCCTGATGAAGCACGAGCCATCGATTTGCAAAAAAAGAGGCAAGATCAATTTGATGAGTTGCCAGAACAAGAAGCCCTTGTTGGGACAAAAATTTTTCCAGGTTCTCAATAACCTTTAAAGTCGATTTTTGATCCAAGTGTGTAAAAGGTTCGTCCAGAAGAAGGATGGAGGGTGAATGAAGAAAGGCCCGAGCCAGATCGGTCCTTTGCTGGAGCCCCTTCGAGAGTTTACGAATAAAAATTTCACGGTGATCTATTAAATCAAACTCATTGAGTATTTCCAAAACACGAAATTTCTTTTCTTCTATGCGATAAATTTGAGAAAAGAATTTAAGATTTTCTTCGATGGTGAGATCCTGATACAGGTGGAGTTTGTCCCCAGCATAACCTATGCTTTTCTTGTAGAGAGATGGATTTTCGTAAATAGGTTTTGCGTTAAATTGAATCGATCCGGAGGTTGATTTCAAAAGGGTGGATAAAATTTTTAAAAGGGTTGTTTTACCCGCACCATTAGGGCCTAAGAGAACAAGGGCGTCTTGGGAAAAACATTCAAAATTAATTTTAGAGAGCGCTTGAACCGGGTAAAAAATTTTTGTCAAATCGCAAATTTCAAGAGAGACATTGGGGATCATGATTGTTTTATAAGGTGAAGAAGCTGGCTTTTAAGGCGGTTTTTTTTGTCCTGATAAATTTTCTCTGAAACTCGACCTTCTCGGTAGGCGGCTGTAAGATCCTGAAAGGCTAAAATAAGGCCTTCTTTTTGAGAAAGAGCGATGATTTTTTGCTGTTTAAGACGAGGAAGGCTCCCTAGAAGCAACATAAAACCTAATCCAAGACAGAGGGGAATGAGAAGTTGTTGTGTTTCATGAGGAACCGTGATGACCTGAGGTTCAACCGACTCTGTTCCCCCTGAAAGTGTTAATGCAATGACATTTCCTTTTTGAAAAGGTCCTCCGGTCAACAGGCGGACATCCATTTTAGACTGAACTCCCTGATCATAAAAAGCTTCAGCCTGAGCGACCATGTCGGTAGGATAAAGAAGTAAATCTATTTCTGGAATATCGTAAAAGGATTTTTCCTCGAAGGAAATTCTTCCGCTTGAGTTATCAACCGCATACTCAATCATAACCTCTGTCTGGCCTGGTTTGATGGGATAATCAATGGTGTAATCATTTGAATTTTCAATTTGAGTGGCTTTCTGACGAAGAGGCATGGATCCGGTAGATACACTAACCGATGCAGGCTCTCGGGTCTGGGGTGGGACGTAGAAGCGAAATGTGCCTTCAGGATCTGCATATGTTTTGGGAATTTCACTCTCGTTTTTTAAAATGAAAATTTTCTTAATTTTTAAGAGATCATGATCTTTTTCAAAAATCCAGTGAGAACGAGAGAGGTGAATGTTTTTAGCATCCTGAGTGGCCTCATAAACAGTGGTCTCAATCGGAGTATCTATGGATTGGTTGGGTAAGAGGGGCGAGCTATAAAGAACTCCCTCATAGCTTGCTTGGATAAGATGAGGGATTTCTAGGTCAAGATCGATATTTTCAAACTGATAATCACCCGTAATATTTCTCACAATCGATATCATTTTCATTCCAGATTTGAGTTCAATAAGACGGACTTCATTGGCTTGACCTGCTTTACCTGTTGTTCCGTTAGTTATTTTTCCCCTAATGCTTGTAGTTTTTGAATAAGCATGAGTTAAGAAAGATAAAAAGAATAGGGGAGTCATGAGTAGCAGTAGGCTCGAGGCTCGAAGCTCGAAGCTCGAAGCAAAAGCAAAAGGAGTATTTGCCTTTAACCTTGAGCCTCGAGCCTCGAGCCTTTTCATATCTTCCCTCCGCACTCTGGACAGAACTTTGCGTTTACGGGAAGAGGTTTGCCGCAAGAAGAACACTCCCTGAAAGGGCGGTTTTGCAATTCTCTTTCAATCTGTAGATCAAGTTTATCCATTTCAGTAAGAATCTTGGCAGCTTCTTCTTTAGATTCAGAGCGAATTCTTTGATAATCAACTTCCGAAACTTTTCCTATAGCAAAGTCAAGATCAAGGTCTTTTAAGTTGGTGTAAACCGTTGCCCTTTTTTCTTCAAGATAAGAAAACTCAGGATCCTCAGGAAGAGAAAGAAGGGATGAACCCCCTGATTGATAAAGAGGCATAAGAACATAGACAACACTGATTGCAAGCGCTATAAAAAATAGGGTTTCAATCATTTTTAATTTTTAATTTTAAATTTTTAATTGTTTTTATCATTTTCCCATTCTTTCAATTCTTTTTCAATTCGATCATTCATTGAAGAGTCTACGGTTGAGAAAGGAGGAAGCCCAAAGGATTTTTTTCGTACTCTTCTTAAGAAAAAAAACACTACGACTAATCCAATCATCATCACAAGTCCTGGCATGATCCAGGCTGTTAGATTAAAACCGTGAGCCGGGGGGGACGATAGCACTTTGATTCCGTATTGATCAATAAACTTTTGAATGATAACGCTTTCACTCGAGCCTTTCTCAATTTCCTCTTCAATTATTTTTCTCATAGGGATGGCCGAAGGGCAATTTTCATGATTGCAAACTGAAAGCATCATGAAGCAGCCGCATTGGCAAACAAGCTTCTCACTGACAGATTTAAAAATGGTGATCTTTGAAGGATTTTGGAGATCTGTTTGGGCCAAACCAGCGAGTCCATCGTCCCTGGCACATAACACGAGGGGAAGAAGACTCAAAATATATAAAATGGCTCGTTTAGAGAGGATCATGAGAAAACATGTTCGATATGATCATTACATAGGGAATCATTTGTTGTTCGTTTCATAAAAGGCGCCTCCAATGCTTGCATAATATCATCGCCATAACTTAGGGTTCAACCAAAAGAACATATATCATAAAGCTTTCCTCGCAGCTACTTCTGTAAGAAGAATCAGCATTCCAAACACAATCACGAGTCCTCGGATCCACACCCATTGGACTAAGGGATTAAGGAAAATTTTTTTACGATGCTTGTTTTTCTCTCCCATATGTTTTTTGCGAAGCCTGCCTTCGAGTTAATCTCAAGACTCAGCAATTTTGGATATTTGTCGCCATGGAATGATTTTGGTGTCTTTAAAAGGCTGGGCTTGAGCGCCTGCGTAGACGAGATAGGATAATTTTTCTTTTTCTCCAGAGATTTGATACCACTTTTCAAGTCCCTTAAAATAGTCAGTTGAAAGGGTCTGGCCCGATTTAATTTCAATAGGAATTAATTGGGATCCGTTTTCAATCAAAACGTCAACTTCATGACCGGTGTTATCCCGCCAAAAATACAAATTAGACGTGAGTCCTGCGTTGAACCTTCCTTTTGCAAGCTCAATAAGAACCCAAGTTTCAAAAAGAGCTCCCCGCATGGCGTGGGTTACAATTTCTTCTTTTTTTTGAATTCCTAAAAGCCACGATGCCAAACCTGTGTCATAGAAGTAGAGTTTTGGGGTTTTTACAAGGCGTTTGTTAAAATTGCGATGATAGGGAGTCAGTAAAAAAAGGATGTAGCTTGCCTCAAGTGCCGAGAGCCAGGCTTTGGCCGTGTTGTGAGAAATGCCGCAATCATTTGAAAGCGATGACAAATTGAGAAGTTGACCCGTTCTTGCGGCACACATGCGGACAAATTTTTGAAAGAGTGAGAGATCATGGACATTGAGGATTTGGCGTAAATCCCTTTCGATATAGGTCATCATATAACTCGCATACCAGTTTTGAGGTGAAACTTCTCGTGAATAGAGGGGGGGGTATGATCCCCTAAACATAAGTTCTTCAAGCGTGGGAGGTATTCTTTTAGCACTCTCAAGCTCTGAAAGGGAAAAGGGAAGGAGTTGAACCATTCCGACTCGCCCTGCAAGCGATTGACTGATTTTGGCCATGAGTCCAAATTGTTGCGATCCTGTCAGAACAAAGAGCCCCATTCTTCCATCTTGATCGACCTGTGTTTGAAGATAAGAGAGAAGGTGGGGGGTGCGTTGGATTTCATCGAGGATGGCTCCATCAGGATAACGTGACAGAAAACCCCTGGGATCATTTCTTGCGAGTTCAAGTTCATCAGGATCTTCCATGGAAATATAAGGTTTTTTGGGGAAAATAGCTTTTGAAAGGGTTGTTTTTCCAGATTGTCGAGGCCCCGTAACAGCAAGTATAGGGTATCCTTTGGCAAGTACGGCTAAAGCACGAGACATCTCTCGATGGATCATGATAGAAGCGTAGCCTATTCCTTACAAATTGTCAATTTAATTGACAATTTGTAATAATTTTCATAACTCTTTCAGGCAGAAGAAGAATCAGCGTTCCAAAGACAATCACCAGTCCCCCGACCCAGACCCACTGGACTAAGGGATTTAAAAATACTTGTATCAGGACCTTGTTGTCGCTTTCTGAAAAGTCAGCAAAAACAGCATAAAAGTCCTCGATCAGAGTTGAATAAATAGCTACTTCTGAAGTAGGTTGTTCGCTTGCCTTGTAAAATCGCTTTTCCGTTTGAAGTTGCTTAAGGAATCGATTGTTTTTAAAAAGATCTAGACGCACGATCCCTGATTCATAATTGGGATTGTCTTCTTGTCTTATTTCCTTGCAGACAAGGGTGTAGTTTTTAATTTTCAGAGACTCGCCCTCTTTTAAAGCTGTTTTTGTTTCTTGATTAAAAGCATTTCCGCTCATTCCGATAAAGATCATCACAATCCCAACATGAACGATATAGCCTCCATAGCGGCAGGCATTTTTCCGAGTGAGGTTGATCAGTGAAATAAAAATATTTTCTCCCGTCGAGCGATGCCGAGCCTGAGTCCCTCGGTAAAATTCAAGAAAAATGGTTAGGGAGACAAAAAAGGAAAGAGAAAGAGTCATCCATGCATATAAATGACGTACTCCAAAAAAACCGATTACAAGTGCAAAAAGGAGAGAGGCAAGAATGGGATAGGAAAAATTTTTTTTGAGACTCGCCCACGATGTTTTTCTCCACGCAAGCAAGGGACCGACGCCTGTTAAAAACAGCAAAATAATTCCAATAGGGATGTTGACTTTATTAAAAAATGGAGCGCCAACCGTAATTTTTTGGCCTTGTATGGCTTCTGAAATAACAGGGAAAATGGTTCCCCAGAGGACTGCGAAACAGGCCGCCAGAAGAATCCAATTGTTTAATAAAAACCCTGCTTCTCGAGAAACAAGAGACTCCAGCGTTCGTTCGGATTTAAGAAAGGGAAGTCGGCATAAAAGCAGTATCAAACAGAAAAGGCTTGCCAGACCAATAAAGGATATAAAATAGGGCCCAATATTCGATTGTGCAAAGGCGTGAACGGAATTGACAATTCCGCTCCTTGTGAGAAAAGTTCCAAAAATTGAAATAAGAAAAGTAATCATCACCAAAATCATATTCCATATTTTCAGCATCCCTTTTTTTTCCTGAATCATTACGGAGTGAAGAAAGGCTGTAGCCGTGAGCCACGGCATGAGAGATGCGTTTTCAACAGGATCCCAAGCCCAGTAGCCACCCCAGCCAAGTTCTACGTAAGCCCATTTGGCGCCCAGAAGAATACCCATTCCTAAGAAGGCCCAACTGATAATCGCCCATCGACGGGTGGTGCGAATCCAGGCAGAACTTTTGTGTTTCGTGATGAGCGCTGCGATTGCAAAGGC encodes:
- the ccsA gene encoding cytochrome c biogenesis protein CcsA codes for the protein MQKRFHFSFFIFHFSLLCFMLLALWAIFLWAPIEKTMGDVQRIFYFHVPSAWVSFLSFLVVFISSLLYLITRKNIFDHTAQASAELGVLFSSFVLITGPLWAKPVWGIWWTWDARLTSTLVLWLIYISYLMLRSFIPQEQKKKTLSAVLGIVGFIDVPIVYLSIRWWRTQHPAPVIGGGEGSGIDPVMFKTLMISFAAFLLFYFLLMKLRLGILKAANELKEIRELFTFKS
- a CDS encoding four helix bundle protein, translated to MKSEKLKVKSNPINERSVQYALAIIRLYQELSKKTILAQILGKQLLRSGTSIGANVHEAQGAQSKADFISKISIAHKEALETAYWLRLIEETKIVHSDETKYLKDENHQLVRILSSILITSKESIKVKLKNKLNEA
- a CDS encoding heme exporter protein CcmB gives rise to the protein MKPAWLIFQKDLLLELRSREILTSMFVFGLLILVLFNFAFEPTSEERLHIIPGILWICYTFGGILGLNRTLSLERENAGLESLSLAPINPSAIFLGKWLTNFIFMTLIQIIILPFLGLFFNISLLPSLASLLLVNLLGTAGFAATGTLFSALALNTRMRDVLLPILLFPISIPMLIGCVECTTLILENHFHLNSTWFKLIVVYDIIFMTTGTLLFEYVLEE
- the ccmA gene encoding heme ABC exporter ATP-binding protein CcmA; this encodes MIPNVSLEICDLTKIFYPVQALSKINFECFSQDALVLLGPNGAGKTTLLKILSTLLKSTSGSIQFNAKPIYENPSLYKKSIGYAGDKLHLYQDLTIEENLKFFSQIYRIEEKKFRVLEILNEFDLIDHREIFIRKLSKGLQQRTDLARAFLHSPSILLLDEPFTHLDQKSTLKVIENLEKFLSQQGLLVLATHQIDLASFFANRWLVLHQGKMIFQTDKVKMTASEIQKIYQELLNHK
- a CDS encoding zinc ribbon domain-containing protein, coding for MIETLFFIALAISVVYVLMPLYQSGGSSLLSLPEDPEFSYLEEKRATVYTNLKDLDLDFAIGKVSEVDYQRIRSESKEEAAKILTEMDKLDLQIERELQNRPFRECSSCGKPLPVNAKFCPECGGKI
- a CDS encoding cytochrome c-type biogenesis protein CcmH, translating into MILSKRAILYILSLLPLVLCARDDGLAGLAQTDLQNPSKITIFKSVSEKLVCQCGCFMMLSVCNHENCPSAIPMRKIIEEEIEKGSSESVIIQKFIDQYGIKVLSSPPAHGFNLTAWIMPGLVMMIGLVVVFFFLRRVRKKSFGLPPFSTVDSSMNDRIEKELKEWENDKNN
- a CDS encoding ATP-binding protein, whose amino-acid sequence is MIHREMSRALAVLAKGYPILAVTGPRQSGKTTLSKAIFPKKPYISMEDPDELELARNDPRGFLSRYPDGAILDEIQRTPHLLSYLQTQVDQDGRMGLFVLTGSQQFGLMAKISQSLAGRVGMVQLLPFSLSELESAKRIPPTLEELMFRGSYPPLYSREVSPQNWYASYMMTYIERDLRQILNVHDLSLFQKFVRMCAARTGQLLNLSSLSNDCGISHNTAKAWLSALEASYILFLLTPYHRNFNKRLVKTPKLYFYDTGLASWLLGIQKKEEIVTHAMRGALFETWVLIELAKGRFNAGLTSNLYFWRDNTGHEVDVLIENGSQLIPIEIKSGQTLSTDYFKGLEKWYQISGEKEKLSYLVYAGAQAQPFKDTKIIPWRQISKIAES
- a CDS encoding heme lyase CcmF/NrfE family subunit translates to MSLLGNLSLMSALVFSVYAILSALWGAKINHFAFVQSSRHAVYCVCTLITLAVVCLVSELLMNHFQIEYVAKYSNQALPIPYKIAALWGGQEGSLLFWSWILSCYSVIIVHQNKNHHSSLIPYVIFVLISITFFFLILNVIVANPFKELALDHGNGLIYPYQPEDGKGLNPLLQYFAMLIHPPILYLGYIGTAAPFAFAIAALITKHKSSAWIRTTRRWAIISWAFLGMGILLGAKWAYVELGWGGYWAWDPVENASLMPWLTATAFLHSVMIQEKKGMLKIWNMILVMITFLISIFGTFLTRSGIVNSVHAFAQSNIGPYFISFIGLASLFCLILLLCRLPFLKSERTLESLVSREAGFLLNNWILLAACFAVLWGTIFPVISEAIQGQKITVGAPFFNKVNIPIGIILLFLTGVGPLLAWRKTSWASLKKNFSYPILASLLFALVIGFFGVRHLYAWMTLSLSFFVSLTIFLEFYRGTQARHRSTGENIFISLINLTRKNACRYGGYIVHVGIVMIFIGMSGNAFNQETKTALKEGESLKIKNYTLVCKEIRQEDNPNYESGIVRLDLFKNNRFLKQLQTEKRFYKASEQPTSEVAIYSTLIEDFYAVFADFSESDNKVLIQVFLNPLVQWVWVGGLVIVFGTLILLLPERVMKIITNCQLN